Proteins found in one Macaca nemestrina isolate mMacNem1 chromosome 4, mMacNem.hap1, whole genome shotgun sequence genomic segment:
- the LOC105497742 gene encoding protein fantom-like isoform X5, which produces MSQSPILSETQGLTLSPRLECSGAITAHCSLDLPGSVDPPTSASPITGTTVLLNLSHPRSNIRKVTHGCFGYTLQAWINFQAYVIIKMFHIFEGRPCNIS; this is translated from the exons ATGTCTCAGTCTCCAATACTGTCAGAAACACAG ggtcttactctgtcacccaggttggagtgcagtggcgcaatcacggctcactgtagccttgacctcccgggctcagttgatcctcctacttcagcctccccaataactgggactacag TTCTTCTGAACTTATCCCACCCCCGAAGTAATATCAGGAAAGTCACCCATGGCTGCTTTGGG TATACTTTGCAAGCATGGATCAACTTTCAAGCTTATGTCATTATAAAAATGTTCCATATTTTTGAAGGCAGGCCTTGCAATATCTCTTAA
- the LOC105497742 gene encoding uncharacterized protein isoform X3: MSQSPILSETQGLTLSPRLECSGAITAHCSLDLPGSVDPPTSASPITGTTVLLNLSHPRSNIRKVTHGCFGQVSPHLRKTSGVSTRTNSVLMSHSGRRPIIGWRWTPGTGERKWYLFL, from the exons ATGTCTCAGTCTCCAATACTGTCAGAAACACAG ggtcttactctgtcacccaggttggagtgcagtggcgcaatcacggctcactgtagccttgacctcccgggctcagttgatcctcctacttcagcctccccaataactgggactacag TTCTTCTGAACTTATCCCACCCCCGAAGTAATATCAGGAAAGTCACCCATGGCTGCTTTGGG CAGGTCTCACCCCATCTCAGGAAGACGTCAGGGGTCAGCACAAGGACAAACTCTGTGTTGATGAGTCATTCTGGGAGAAGGCCAATCATAGGATGGAGGTGGACTCCAGGGACTGGTGAAAGGAAATGGTACCTTTTCCTTTAA
- the LOC105497742 gene encoding uncharacterized protein isoform X4, translated as MSQSPILSETQGLTLSPRLECSGAITAHCSLDLPGSVDPPTSASPITGTTVLLNLSHPRSNIRKVTHGCFGVSPHLRKTSGVSTRTNSVLMSHSGRRPIIGWRWTPGTGERKWYLFL; from the exons ATGTCTCAGTCTCCAATACTGTCAGAAACACAG ggtcttactctgtcacccaggttggagtgcagtggcgcaatcacggctcactgtagccttgacctcccgggctcagttgatcctcctacttcagcctccccaataactgggactacag TTCTTCTGAACTTATCCCACCCCCGAAGTAATATCAGGAAAGTCACCCATGGCTGCTTTGGG GTCTCACCCCATCTCAGGAAGACGTCAGGGGTCAGCACAAGGACAAACTCTGTGTTGATGAGTCATTCTGGGAGAAGGCCAATCATAGGATGGAGGTGGACTCCAGGGACTGGTGAAAGGAAATGGTACCTTTTCCTTTAA
- the LOC105497742 gene encoding putative uncharacterized protein encoded by LINC01549 isoform X6 encodes MSQSPILSETQGLTLSPRLECSGAITAHCSLDLPGSVDPPTSASPITGTTVLLNLSHPRSNIRKVTHGCFGAIGKHFPC; translated from the exons ATGTCTCAGTCTCCAATACTGTCAGAAACACAG ggtcttactctgtcacccaggttggagtgcagtggcgcaatcacggctcactgtagccttgacctcccgggctcagttgatcctcctacttcagcctccccaataactgggactacag TTCTTCTGAACTTATCCCACCCCCGAAGTAATATCAGGAAAGTCACCCATGGCTGCTTTGGG GCCATAGGAAAGCACTTTCCATGTTGA